In the genome of Lactobacillus intestinalis, the window TTGTTTGACATTGATAAATTTTGGCAGCACTTCAACAATGAAATGCGCGAGCGTTTTAACGAAGTCGCATACAACGCCTGGTTCAAAAATACAAAACCCATCTCTTATGATAAAGAGAAACATGAATTAAAAATTTCTGTTCAAAATCCTGTCTCAAAAGGTTATTGGGAAAAAAATTTATCCTCTCAATTAATTCAATCTGCCTATGGTTATGCAGGAATTGAGCTTTTACCCATCTTTCAAGTAGCTGATACAAATAGTCCCGAAAGAATTGTTACACCAGAACCTAGAAGAATTAATATCGAAAATAAAAAACCAGCTAAACCTGGCTTTATGCAAAATCTTCAATTAAATGATAAATATACCTTCGATAATTTCGTTCAAGGTGAAGGAAACAAATTAGCTGCTGGAGCGGCTTTAGCAGTTGCAGATAGCCCAGGGAGTTTCTATAATCCTTTGTTCATCTTTGGAGGTGTAGGATTAGGTAAAACCCACTTAATGCAAGCCATTGGACATCAGATGTTAGCAGAAAAACCAGATGCAAAAATCGTTTATATTCAAAGTGAAACTTTTGTTAACGACTTTATTAATTCCATCAAAAATAAAACTCAAGATGAATTCAGAGAGAAGTATCGCACCTGTGATTTATTACTTGTGGATGACATTCAATTCTTTGCTAAAAAAGAAGGTATTCAAGAAGAGTTTTTCCACACGTTTGAAACCTTATATAATGATCAAAAGCAAATCGTAATGACTAGTGATC includes:
- the dnaA gene encoding chromosomal replication initiator protein DnaA, with protein sequence MFDIDKFWQHFNNEMRERFNEVAYNAWFKNTKPISYDKEKHELKISVQNPVSKGYWEKNLSSQLIQSAYGYAGIELLPIFQVADTNSPERIVTPEPRRINIENKKPAKPGFMQNLQLNDKYTFDNFVQGEGNKLAAGAALAVADSPGSFYNPLFIFGGVGLGKTHLMQAIGHQMLAEKPDAKIVYIQSETFVNDFINSIKNKTQDEFREKYRTCDLLLVDDIQFFAKKEGIQEEFFHTFETLYNDQKQIVMTSDRLPTEIPDLSERLVSRFTWGLQVEITPPDLETRIAILRRKAESEGLTIDDNTLNYIASQVDTNIRELEGALVKVQAHATIEKEDINPSLAREALTDLKLVQKDRGLQIPKIQEVVANYFQTSTEELKGKKRVRQIVVPRQIAMYLSRELTNASLPKIGQEFGGKDHTTVMHACDKIGKQIQTDTEIKAAVFDLKQMLDH